In the genome of Hyphobacterium sp. CCMP332, one region contains:
- a CDS encoding DUF4440 domain-containing protein, producing the protein MIKIKKNSALIFLCFYCSMIQAQEPWNSDHKEIIKTIENFSESTSVNGKGANAYASFLSEDFTRWTIGSDVINNKVMWVEGIRDWFDEGWRVSDRSQQFIEINIANGLGHVRRIVTETYLGPDGSTSSSKAALVETWKKENEQWLLYRTNVQPIKAE; encoded by the coding sequence ATGATTAAAATCAAAAAAAATTCAGCCCTGATCTTTCTCTGTTTTTATTGCTCAATGATTCAGGCTCAGGAGCCATGGAATTCGGATCATAAAGAAATAATAAAGACTATAGAAAATTTCTCAGAAAGTACTTCTGTAAATGGAAAAGGGGCAAATGCTTATGCTTCATTTCTAAGTGAAGATTTCACCCGCTGGACCATTGGCAGTGATGTAATCAATAATAAAGTCATGTGGGTAGAAGGCATTAGAGATTGGTTTGATGAAGGATGGCGAGTTTCTGACAGATCTCAACAATTCATTGAAATAAATATCGCAAATGGTCTGGGCCATGTTCGAAGAATTGTAACTGAAACCTATCTGGGGCCGGATGGCAGTACTTCAAGTTCAAAAGCAGCTCTGGTGGAAACCTGGAAAAAAGAAAATGAACAATGGCTGCTTTACAGAACCAATGTGCAGCCCATCAAAGCCGAATAA
- a CDS encoding DNA alkylation repair protein: MTANEILKELASYGDEQTKNTLMKHGAKEPFFGVKVQDLKKILKKTKKNHDLSLELYASGNSDAMYLAGLMADENQISKDQLEDWVAKAYWYYLSEYTVPWVAAETKYGFELGLKWINSEKENIAAAGWSTLAYYSAVNEDENLDIECYVELLERVEKEIHNAQNREKYAMNGFVISVGTYVSALTEKSKEVAAAIGKVEVELGGTACKVPLASAYIDKVIEKGRVGKKRKTARC; the protein is encoded by the coding sequence ATGACTGCGAATGAAATTTTAAAAGAGCTGGCATCTTATGGAGATGAACAAACAAAGAACACCTTGATGAAGCATGGGGCTAAAGAGCCCTTCTTTGGCGTCAAAGTTCAGGATCTCAAGAAAATATTAAAAAAGACCAAAAAGAATCATGATTTATCGCTTGAACTCTATGCAAGCGGAAACTCAGATGCCATGTACCTGGCCGGATTAATGGCCGATGAAAATCAAATCAGTAAAGATCAATTGGAAGATTGGGTGGCAAAGGCTTATTGGTATTATCTGAGCGAATACACTGTCCCCTGGGTGGCAGCGGAAACTAAATATGGTTTTGAATTGGGATTAAAATGGATCAATTCCGAAAAAGAAAATATCGCCGCGGCCGGTTGGAGTACCCTGGCCTATTATTCGGCGGTCAATGAAGATGAAAATCTGGATATAGAGTGCTATGTTGAATTATTGGAAAGAGTAGAAAAAGAAATTCACAATGCTCAAAACAGGGAAAAATATGCCATGAATGGCTTTGTTATTTCCGTAGGAACTTATGTTTCAGCCCTCACTGAAAAGTCAAAAGAAGTGGCGGCAGCAATTGGCAAAGTTGAGGTTGAACTCGGAGGTACTGCTTGCAAAGTCCCCCTTGCCAGCGCCTATATTGATAAAGTAATTGAAAAAGGAAGAGTTGGCAAAAAACGCAAAACGGCCCGTTGTTAA
- a CDS encoding GNAT family N-acetyltransferase encodes MAIIKTKRLELIPFERSDKALFHRINTDPFIRKYLWDDEIIAEEKAAEIIDLNEEHFKRDHYGLWKIRAKENNNIIGYAGLWHFFDEDQPQLMYALLKDFTKKGFAKEASEAIIDYAFNKLGFKYIIAATDSIHRESQNVALSLGMTMVEERLENEKPTLFFRLNNATHLDQ; translated from the coding sequence ATGGCTATTATCAAAACCAAAAGGCTGGAATTAATTCCTTTTGAAAGATCAGATAAAGCATTATTTCACCGAATAAATACGGATCCTTTCATTCGAAAGTATTTATGGGATGACGAAATAATTGCAGAAGAAAAAGCCGCAGAAATAATTGATTTAAATGAAGAACATTTTAAAAGAGACCATTACGGTTTATGGAAAATCAGAGCAAAAGAAAATAATAACATCATTGGCTATGCAGGATTATGGCATTTTTTTGATGAAGATCAGCCACAATTGATGTACGCACTTTTAAAGGATTTCACCAAGAAAGGATTTGCAAAAGAAGCCTCGGAAGCCATCATAGATTATGCATTTAATAAGCTGGGTTTTAAATACATCATCGCAGCTACAGATTCTATTCACAGAGAATCACAAAATGTTGCCTTAAGTTTGGGCATGACAATGGTAGAAGAAAGATTGGAAAATGAAAAACCCACCTTGTTTTTCAGATTAAATAATGCAACTCATTTAGATCAATGA
- a CDS encoding glycosyltransferase family 2 protein, with amino-acid sequence MIFSIIIPAYNESKYLESTLKNLTKVFSDIELKQSDWEVIVCDNNSTDNTRAIAEDNGAKVVFEPDNQISKARNKGAEVAEGDWLIFVDADSYPNKGLIKELLLVIDSNKYIGCGTTIEVIDGTLFNKLRLERMNPFYRLFKLSGGAFILCKKDAFIEINGFSSNLYAYEEIDFVIRLKKYGKKKNKKFSVLSTYPVLTSGRKGEYNLRSMLRLFVSGFIAPILLLLNYILPKRFVKLIGNKMLTYWYSDRK; translated from the coding sequence ATGATATTTTCAATCATAATTCCAGCATATAATGAAAGTAAATATCTTGAATCTACTTTGAAGAATCTTACTAAGGTTTTTTCGGATATAGAATTGAAGCAATCGGACTGGGAAGTAATTGTTTGTGACAATAATTCAACAGACAATACACGGGCAATTGCAGAGGATAATGGAGCAAAAGTAGTATTTGAACCGGATAATCAAATTTCTAAAGCAAGAAATAAAGGAGCAGAAGTTGCTGAGGGCGACTGGTTGATTTTTGTAGATGCCGATTCATACCCTAATAAGGGATTAATAAAGGAATTATTGTTAGTGATTGATAGTAATAAATATATTGGATGTGGTACAACAATTGAAGTTATTGATGGTACATTATTCAACAAGCTTAGATTAGAGAGAATGAATCCATTTTATAGGTTGTTCAAGCTTTCAGGTGGAGCTTTTATTTTATGTAAAAAGGATGCATTTATAGAAATTAATGGCTTTAGTTCAAATCTATATGCATATGAGGAAATTGATTTTGTTATCAGACTAAAAAAATATGGAAAGAAAAAGAACAAGAAATTTTCTGTTTTAAGTACTTATCCAGTATTGACTTCAGGTAGAAAAGGTGAGTATAACTTAAGGTCCATGCTAAGACTATTTGTTTCTGGATTTATTGCTCCAATATTACTTTTGCTTAATTATATTTTGCCCAAAAGATTTGTTAAATTAATTGGAAATAAAATGCTTACTTACTGGTATTCTGACAGAAAATGA
- a CDS encoding HAD hydrolase-like protein, whose product MTAVIFDIDGTICDSTKVDDKCFISAFKKVFGIDISNSDWSEFHNVTDWGLNEEIILKEQSRYPTEQEYYNMISEFTRLLKHEAINGKDQFKEIDGALEFIELLKDDLGIAVGIATGSWKNSALIKLEAIGIDINEYAFSNCSHFKKREDILSDAIRQLNENHINSIERIIYFGDGLWDFKTCKNLGIDFIGIDHHQNGKLKTAGARIVFPDFKKSEIIIDHLI is encoded by the coding sequence ATGACAGCCGTAATTTTTGACATAGATGGCACAATTTGCGATAGCACAAAAGTGGATGACAAATGTTTTATATCAGCATTCAAAAAGGTCTTTGGTATTGATATTTCGAATTCCGATTGGTCTGAATTTCACAACGTAACAGACTGGGGATTAAATGAAGAGATAATTCTTAAAGAGCAGTCTAGATATCCCACAGAGCAAGAATATTATAATATGATTTCAGAATTTACCCGATTGTTAAAACACGAGGCTATTAATGGTAAAGATCAATTTAAGGAAATAGATGGCGCTTTGGAATTTATCGAATTGCTCAAGGATGATTTGGGAATTGCTGTAGGAATTGCCACCGGTAGCTGGAAGAATTCGGCGCTTATAAAATTAGAGGCCATTGGCATCGATATAAATGAATATGCATTCTCAAACTGTTCTCATTTTAAAAAAAGAGAAGATATTTTAAGCGATGCCATCCGTCAATTAAATGAAAACCATATAAATTCCATTGAACGAATCATTTATTTTGGAGATGGTTTATGGGATTTCAAAACCTGTAAGAATTTAGGAATAGATTTTATTGGGATTGATCACCATCAGAACGGGAAATTGAAAACTGCGGGGGCTAGAATCGTTTTTCCCGATTTCAAAAAGAGTGAAATTATAATAGATCATTTAATCTAA
- a CDS encoding GNAT family N-acetyltransferase, with the protein MDEFSISNCRESDLDELLKMAIKLFKDSNELELKGLLTGSLNSKDQKIWIAKDQKSNYAGFAVFSIRKDYVEGAKGSPTGYLEGIFVEDNFRKKGIAKALMERGESWCKEMACSQIGSDTWLSDTESRQFHKKVGFWEEDELVHFLKDL; encoded by the coding sequence ATGGACGAATTTTCCATTTCAAATTGCAGGGAATCAGATCTAGATGAGCTATTGAAAATGGCAATAAAGCTTTTTAAGGACAGCAATGAACTGGAATTAAAAGGCTTGCTTACCGGATCGCTTAATTCCAAAGATCAAAAAATATGGATTGCCAAAGATCAAAAATCTAATTATGCCGGATTTGCTGTATTTTCAATTCGCAAAGACTATGTAGAAGGTGCAAAAGGCAGTCCGACAGGTTACCTTGAAGGGATTTTTGTTGAAGATAATTTCAGAAAAAAGGGAATAGCCAAGGCTTTAATGGAGCGTGGCGAATCCTGGTGCAAGGAAATGGCTTGCAGTCAAATAGGATCGGATACATGGCTCAGTGATACGGAATCCCGTCAATTTCACAAGAAGGTGGGCTTTTGGGAAGAAGATGAATTGGTGCATTTTTTAAAGGATTTATAG
- a CDS encoding mechanosensitive ion channel family protein, with product MEEQIQKFLFDPTVGKISTIFLGIAVIWIIVKALQKQLFSKIKDIDNRYRANKFGGFIGYFLTIVLITIVFSDKLGGLTVAIGVAGAGIAFALQEVIASFAGWLAILFGGFYKSGDRVQLGGIKGDVMDIGVLRTTIMETGQWVDGDLYNGRIVMIANSFVFKEPVFNYSGGFPFLWDEIKIPVQFGSNYDKATELFEKVGKEVGGELSTMSKERWMELQQKYRLEEAQTEPMVSLIANDNWVEFTLRYVVEYKKRRITKTRLFTTILKHVETEGSEIKLASATFHLVEAPNFNVTLKK from the coding sequence ATGGAAGAACAAATTCAAAAATTCCTTTTTGACCCAACTGTAGGGAAAATTTCAACAATTTTTTTAGGTATAGCAGTTATATGGATTATTGTAAAAGCACTTCAAAAACAGTTATTCTCAAAAATAAAAGACATAGATAACCGATACAGGGCAAATAAATTCGGTGGATTTATTGGTTATTTTTTAACAATAGTATTAATAACAATCGTCTTTAGCGATAAACTAGGAGGGCTGACGGTTGCTATAGGCGTAGCAGGTGCAGGTATCGCATTCGCACTTCAAGAGGTGATTGCTTCATTTGCCGGATGGCTTGCAATACTCTTTGGTGGATTCTACAAATCCGGAGATAGGGTTCAACTCGGTGGGATAAAAGGTGATGTCATGGACATTGGGGTATTGAGGACAACAATCATGGAAACCGGACAGTGGGTTGACGGAGATTTGTACAATGGAAGAATTGTCATGATTGCTAATAGCTTTGTATTTAAAGAGCCTGTTTTTAACTATTCAGGAGGGTTCCCATTTCTTTGGGATGAAATAAAGATTCCTGTTCAATTTGGCAGCAATTACGATAAAGCCACCGAATTATTTGAAAAAGTAGGCAAGGAAGTTGGAGGTGAACTTTCTACTATGTCAAAAGAAAGATGGATGGAGTTACAGCAAAAATATCGTTTAGAGGAAGCGCAGACTGAACCAATGGTCTCCTTAATTGCTAATGATAATTGGGTTGAATTTACTTTGCGTTATGTAGTAGAATATAAAAAACGCAGAATCACCAAAACAAGACTATTTACAACTATTTTAAAGCATGTTGAAACAGAAGGAAGTGAAATTAAATTGGCATCAGCCACATTCCATCTTGTGGAAGCCCCGAATTTTAATGTGACTTTGAAGAAATAA
- a CDS encoding transcriptional regulator translates to MKDILKDLNKAFENKIRLGIMSALVVNDYMDFNSLKELLDVTDGNLASHLKNLENADFIKVRKEFLDRKPNTKYYATKSGIDTFKKHINAIEQLLK, encoded by the coding sequence ATGAAAGATATACTTAAAGACTTAAATAAGGCATTTGAGAATAAGATTCGATTGGGAATTATGTCTGCACTGGTAGTCAATGATTATATGGATTTCAATTCGCTAAAGGAATTACTGGATGTAACTGATGGAAACCTGGCGAGTCATTTGAAAAATCTGGAAAATGCGGATTTTATTAAAGTCAGGAAAGAATTTCTCGACAGAAAACCAAATACAAAATATTATGCCACTAAATCGGGTATAGACACATTTAAAAAACATATCAATGCCATTGAACAATTATTAAAATAA
- the creD gene encoding cell envelope integrity protein CreD, translated as MKNEQSIFDKINNWIKNSVMLKLVTITILMLLLLIPLSMIFDIIRERENLNREVAEDINSKWANSQKISGPILTIPLIYQYQNEDKIESITRYWNILPEELNITGNVEPKLLRRGIYEVAVYSSELTIEGYFEIPEQIDRTGLKDILYKQAFLTIGISDLRGIKNKIDFDWNGKILNVNSGSKINSIIPSGINIQNLNISEKSKAKIHYAIKLSLQGSTNISFAPLGSTSIVKLKSSWKSPSFKGTFLPDERILDENGFEAIWRVLKLNRNFPQSWIDNSYLAEINTSAFGVDLIIPADDYQKSNRSAKYGIMTIALTFLIFFLVEIVNKRKIHPFQYALVGLSLCLFYILLVSLSEHLHFNTAYILSTAAIVSMISLYSLSVFKAKKSSYLLVLALTGIYTFLFITLQIADYALLFGSIGLTLILALTMYFTRNIDWYKLNIED; from the coding sequence ATGAAAAATGAACAATCCATCTTTGACAAAATCAACAACTGGATAAAAAATTCGGTCATGTTGAAATTGGTGACGATCACCATACTTATGTTATTGCTCCTAATTCCACTTTCCATGATATTTGATATAATTCGGGAAAGAGAAAACCTTAATCGGGAGGTAGCTGAAGATATTAATTCCAAATGGGCCAATTCTCAAAAAATATCCGGACCAATCCTGACTATTCCCTTGATTTATCAATATCAAAATGAAGATAAAATTGAATCCATTACACGATATTGGAATATTTTACCCGAAGAACTCAATATCACCGGGAACGTAGAACCCAAATTGCTTCGAAGGGGAATTTATGAAGTAGCGGTTTATTCTTCCGAATTAACCATTGAAGGCTATTTCGAAATTCCTGAGCAAATAGACCGAACCGGTTTAAAAGACATACTCTATAAGCAGGCCTTTTTAACGATTGGAATATCTGACCTGAGAGGCATAAAAAACAAAATTGACTTTGACTGGAATGGTAAAATTCTAAATGTAAATTCAGGATCGAAAATCAATTCTATTATCCCTTCTGGAATTAATATTCAAAACTTAAATATTTCAGAAAAATCCAAAGCTAAAATCCATTATGCTATAAAACTCAGTCTTCAGGGAAGTACAAATATCTCTTTTGCACCTCTGGGAAGCACTAGCATAGTAAAATTAAAATCAAGTTGGAAATCGCCGAGTTTTAAAGGCACCTTCCTGCCGGATGAGAGAATCCTGGATGAAAATGGCTTTGAAGCTATTTGGAGGGTACTAAAACTAAATAGAAACTTTCCCCAATCCTGGATTGACAATAGTTATTTAGCTGAAATAAATACCTCCGCCTTTGGCGTGGACCTGATTATTCCGGCTGATGATTATCAAAAATCGAATAGGTCGGCTAAATACGGTATCATGACCATCGCCCTGACTTTTTTGATTTTCTTTCTTGTGGAAATTGTAAACAAAAGAAAAATTCACCCTTTTCAGTACGCCTTGGTCGGACTATCATTGTGCCTGTTTTATATTTTGCTTGTTTCGCTTTCCGAACATTTGCATTTTAATACGGCTTATATTTTGTCCACAGCAGCCATTGTATCGATGATCAGTTTGTATTCCCTGAGTGTTTTTAAAGCCAAAAAATCGAGCTATCTCTTAGTCCTGGCTCTGACTGGGATTTATACATTTCTGTTTATCACCTTACAAATTGCGGATTATGCATTGTTGTTTGGCAGTATAGGCTTGACACTAATTCTTGCTTTGACCATGTATTTTACAAGAAATATCGACTGGTATAAATTAAATATTGAGGATTAA
- a CDS encoding glycosyltransferase: MSEKEFPYELSLIIPFYNEKSRVPLLFEGLINFSKKYNHKYEVILVNDGSKDGGEELIKKHEHFKELESSEQIRIISLPGNSGKGGALKKGVADAAGRFILTVDFDMATDPMTIEDWKKSEGGKYQENEIWIGSRPHPKSQLKEKPLRKFVGIVYNAIIRLFTGLHIKDTQCGFKLYPSEIGKLLFEEMRIKGWAHDVEILRRAHLLGIPIKELPVVWKAVDESKVSVVRDSIKMFLQTWHIAIGLFIYWAFIVPVKNFSKTAFGYIETAKFPTYDKFRTEAIYRFVFVVLSIFILFLMPYLSKDYGISGDEWIQNDYGQKIYNYYFLGDDAVLSEEERSQGYEKIKYYSGGFELLSAIIYNAIDAENIWRVRHFLNALFGVLAFVFTGLVAREITGSWRTAVFALLMVILTPRLFAHSMNNPKDIPFAAASIFTLYYIIRFVKRLPKPAFRDMFFVSLGIALALNIRIGGLLLFGYIGLFSLIQMILLNRKKQFDWSKDFGRIFKYGLIMAFFSYFLGIISWPYALQSPLTNPFEALSKMTNYDTIVTVLYKGLQIKSDQLPWSYEIHWMAIANPLVILIGLGLFVLLSFRLFKKYSAMELFMVAFAIVFPIFYAIYQDSTVYDGWRHFLFVWPPIVVLAALAWNELVSMPKKAVSYASAAVFVIGLALPLKWMIASHPNQIVYFNEAFGGLENAFGEYETDYYMNSLKQGVDWLVENEKLAERSDTVIIASNCYKEVREYLKLVSPNLRSRYLRYEDRISKDYEYGIFISRFTDKSLIENNWPPEELVLHNVEEKGVVLTTVFKKKIDLDFKAYQALKNGNAQKAIEDFRSYLKTDSKNEVVWQYLGDAYASLGNTDEALKAYNECLQLHKGNMQALEKMGRIFMEQRKYNAALKVYQRMIEYHPEQVQGYYYSAIAHLNQGNAALGIQFLNKSVEVQPAFRQGYLTLANIYRQQGNEALANQFQQKAQQIGQ, from the coding sequence TTGAGCGAAAAAGAATTCCCATACGAATTATCACTGATCATTCCTTTTTACAATGAGAAGTCGCGTGTGCCCCTTCTTTTTGAAGGCTTGATCAATTTTTCTAAAAAATACAATCACAAATACGAAGTTATTCTCGTAAATGATGGGAGTAAGGATGGAGGAGAGGAATTAATAAAAAAACATGAGCATTTCAAGGAACTAGAAAGCTCAGAGCAGATTCGAATCATCAGCCTTCCCGGAAACTCAGGAAAAGGAGGCGCATTAAAAAAAGGTGTAGCTGATGCTGCGGGAAGATTCATTTTGACGGTTGATTTTGATATGGCTACCGATCCCATGACGATTGAGGATTGGAAAAAGTCAGAAGGCGGCAAATACCAGGAAAATGAAATCTGGATAGGGTCGAGGCCACATCCGAAATCGCAACTCAAGGAAAAACCATTAAGAAAATTTGTAGGTATCGTTTACAATGCGATCATCAGGTTATTTACCGGATTGCATATCAAAGACACGCAATGCGGATTTAAATTGTACCCTTCGGAAATCGGCAAATTGCTTTTTGAGGAAATGAGAATAAAAGGCTGGGCGCACGATGTGGAAATCCTAAGGCGTGCACATTTATTGGGAATACCGATAAAAGAACTTCCAGTAGTGTGGAAAGCCGTTGATGAAAGCAAGGTGAGCGTAGTCAGGGATTCGATAAAAATGTTTCTTCAAACCTGGCATATCGCCATTGGCTTGTTTATATATTGGGCTTTCATTGTTCCTGTAAAGAATTTTTCTAAAACGGCCTTCGGATATATAGAGACTGCCAAATTCCCGACTTATGATAAATTCAGAACCGAAGCGATTTACCGTTTTGTCTTTGTTGTGCTTTCCATATTTATCTTGTTTCTTATGCCATATTTGAGCAAGGATTATGGCATTTCAGGTGATGAATGGATACAAAATGATTATGGACAAAAGATATACAATTACTATTTCCTTGGCGACGATGCTGTCCTAAGCGAAGAAGAAAGATCTCAGGGATATGAGAAGATAAAATATTACAGCGGCGGCTTTGAATTGCTATCAGCCATTATTTACAATGCTATCGATGCGGAAAATATCTGGAGAGTTCGACATTTTCTAAATGCACTTTTTGGTGTTCTGGCTTTTGTGTTTACCGGATTGGTAGCCAGAGAAATTACCGGAAGTTGGCGAACAGCAGTATTTGCACTTCTAATGGTTATCCTGACCCCGCGTTTGTTTGCCCATTCAATGAATAATCCCAAGGATATTCCATTTGCGGCAGCCAGTATTTTCACGCTTTACTATATCATACGTTTTGTTAAAAGATTGCCAAAACCGGCTTTCAGGGACATGTTCTTTGTTTCCCTTGGCATTGCATTGGCCTTGAATATTCGTATTGGTGGATTATTACTTTTCGGATACATCGGGTTATTCTCCCTTATTCAAATGATATTGCTGAACCGAAAAAAGCAATTCGACTGGTCCAAGGATTTTGGTCGAATATTCAAATACGGCCTGATCATGGCTTTTTTCTCTTATTTTCTAGGAATTATTTCCTGGCCTTACGCTTTGCAATCGCCATTGACCAATCCTTTTGAGGCACTGAGTAAAATGACCAATTACGATACAATCGTTACAGTATTGTATAAGGGATTACAGATTAAATCCGATCAATTACCATGGTCTTATGAAATACACTGGATGGCCATAGCCAATCCATTGGTCATTTTAATTGGCCTGGGGCTTTTTGTGCTACTTTCTTTTAGACTTTTTAAAAAGTACAGCGCAATGGAACTGTTCATGGTAGCTTTCGCCATTGTATTTCCAATCTTTTATGCGATTTATCAGGATTCAACGGTGTACGATGGTTGGCGACATTTTCTATTTGTTTGGCCTCCCATTGTTGTCCTGGCAGCATTGGCATGGAATGAACTGGTCAGTATGCCTAAAAAAGCGGTTTCTTATGCTTCAGCAGCAGTTTTTGTTATAGGTTTGGCGCTTCCACTAAAATGGATGATAGCATCGCATCCCAATCAGATTGTCTACTTCAATGAAGCTTTTGGTGGTCTGGAAAATGCATTTGGAGAATACGAAACCGACTATTACATGAATTCTCTGAAACAGGGCGTAGACTGGCTGGTAGAAAATGAAAAGCTCGCCGAACGTAGTGATACGGTGATAATTGCTTCAAATTGTTACAAAGAAGTCAGGGAATATTTAAAGCTGGTATCTCCAAATTTACGATCAAGGTATTTGCGTTATGAAGACCGAATAAGTAAAGATTACGAATATGGGATATTTATTTCGCGTTTTACCGATAAGTCACTAATTGAAAATAACTGGCCACCTGAAGAACTTGTGTTGCACAATGTCGAAGAAAAAGGAGTAGTACTGACCACCGTATTTAAAAAGAAAATCGATTTGGATTTCAAGGCTTATCAGGCATTGAAAAATGGAAATGCACAAAAAGCAATTGAAGATTTTCGATCTTATTTAAAAACCGATTCTAAAAATGAAGTAGTTTGGCAATATCTGGGAGATGCTTATGCTTCTTTAGGAAATACTGACGAAGCACTAAAAGCTTATAATGAATGTCTTCAGTTGCACAAAGGAAATATGCAGGCATTGGAGAAAATGGGCAGGATATTTATGGAACAGAGAAAATACAATGCGGCCTTAAAAGTGTATCAACGAATGATTGAATATCATCCCGAGCAGGTGCAAGGTTATTATTACTCTGCCATTGCCCATTTAAATCAGGGAAATGCTGCTTTGGGTATTCAGTTTTTGAATAAATCAGTAGAGGTTCAACCGGCATTCCGTCAGGGTTATCTGACATTGGCCAATATATACAGACAACAAGGCAATGAAGCCCTGGCCAATCAATTTCAGCAAAAGGCACAGCAAATCGGGCAGTAG
- a CDS encoding class I SAM-dependent methyltransferase encodes MNRKLTNAIRFVMDELLPPAIRDNKYFMYPFFYIWFKGQGLDMAMNFKSKVYSFTEEDYEELYKTQVSLARDRVTDLNEPSIKFMLENLDPEAKTIIDIGCGNGYWLSRIDRSKYEIAACDIKNNLKHVDCPFHEGNLEHLPFEDNAFDIVTCHHTLEHVMDLPKSIRELKRVAKRQVVIVVPKQRYFYYTLDQHINFFPFKEVLEHTVGIEKHTCTKVWGDWVYIGYPKDSDLDK; translated from the coding sequence ATGAATCGAAAACTGACAAATGCAATACGTTTTGTGATGGACGAACTCTTGCCTCCAGCTATCAGAGATAATAAATACTTTATGTATCCATTCTTTTATATCTGGTTTAAAGGACAAGGTTTGGATATGGCAATGAACTTTAAATCAAAGGTTTACAGCTTTACTGAAGAAGATTACGAAGAGCTGTACAAAACGCAGGTTTCACTGGCCAGAGACAGGGTGACAGACCTTAATGAGCCCAGTATTAAGTTCATGTTAGAAAACCTTGATCCCGAAGCAAAAACGATAATCGATATCGGCTGTGGAAATGGTTACTGGTTGAGCAGAATAGACAGAAGCAAATACGAGATTGCGGCTTGTGATATAAAAAATAATCTGAAACATGTGGATTGTCCCTTTCATGAAGGAAATCTTGAACATTTGCCTTTTGAAGACAATGCATTTGATATTGTAACCTGCCATCATACCCTTGAACATGTGATGGATTTACCCAAATCAATCAGAGAATTAAAAAGGGTGGCCAAAAGACAAGTGGTGATCGTCGTACCCAAGCAGAGGTATTTTTATTATACGCTTGATCAACATATCAATTTCTTTCCCTTTAAGGAAGTTCTTGAACATACAGTAGGAATTGAAAAACATACTTGTACCAAAGTTTGGGGAGATTGGGTGTACATTGGTTATCCTAAAGATTCCGATTTAGATAAATAG
- a CDS encoding NAD(P)H-dependent oxidoreductase: protein MSDILIISGTNRNNSYSIQLAEYYQSILEEKGVKAEILDLSSLPEDFLFSALYENSGKNENFNQFQERVDSFNKFVFIVAEYNGSFPGVLKAFIDGLEYPNSLKNKKAALVGLSAGDQGGALALSHLSDILSYMGTNVLAFRPRLSSLEKNFREGKFINRLYEQILKEQANSLITF from the coding sequence ATGTCTGACATTTTAATCATATCGGGAACCAACAGAAATAACTCCTATTCAATTCAATTGGCGGAGTATTATCAATCTATTTTGGAAGAAAAAGGAGTAAAAGCTGAAATTCTTGATCTGTCAAGTTTACCCGAAGATTTTTTGTTTTCTGCCTTATATGAAAATTCAGGTAAGAACGAAAATTTCAATCAGTTTCAGGAAAGGGTGGATTCATTTAACAAATTTGTTTTCATTGTTGCCGAGTACAATGGTTCTTTTCCGGGCGTATTAAAAGCATTTATAGATGGACTGGAGTACCCTAATAGTCTGAAAAATAAAAAGGCGGCGCTTGTCGGCCTTTCTGCTGGAGATCAGGGAGGCGCTTTGGCACTTTCACATTTATCCGATATTCTAAGTTATATGGGGACAAATGTTTTAGCATTTCGTCCACGGCTTTCATCCCTTGAAAAAAATTTTAGAGAAGGGAAATTTATAAATAGGTTGTACGAGCAAATTTTAAAGGAACAAGCAAATTCATTAATAACATTTTAA